Proteins encoded together in one Corvus hawaiiensis isolate bCorHaw1 chromosome 15, bCorHaw1.pri.cur, whole genome shotgun sequence window:
- the SMIM33 gene encoding small integral membrane protein 33 has product MNASLPGSQLRQPEPQDVAAFTPVSIVKSVTKRSDALPVISVIVALFVLLAVFIILVVHYGPQLRTVQITLYHEPMPQHMDNGVLLTDWRQLDSHRKLPGWDLPGIDSAGVSCHCSCNHHLPHGSAEPNVIEITYL; this is encoded by the coding sequence ATGAACGCCTCGCTGCCCGGCAGCCAGCTGAGACAGCCCGAGCCGCAGGACGTGGCCGCCTTCACCCCCGTCTCCATCGTCAAGAGCGTGACCAAGAGATCGGACGCGCTGCCCGTGATCTCGGTGATCGTCGCCCTCTTCGTGCTGCTGGCCGTGTTCATCATCCTGGTGGTGCACTACGGGCCCCAGCTGCGCACGGTGCAGATCACCCTGTACCACGAGCCCATGCCCCAGCACATGGACAACGGCGTGCTCCTCACGGACTGGAGGCAGCTGGATTCCCACAGGAAGCTGCCGGGCTGGGATCTGCCCGGCATAGACTCGGCTGGCGTGAGCTGCCACTGCTCCTGCAACCATCACCTTCCCCATGGGAGTGCTGAGCCCAATGTCATCGAGATCACCTACCTGTGA